TCGCGCTCCCACTCGCGCCGCTCCTCGACGCACGCGTCCTCGTCGCCGGGACCGCCGCGTCCGCGCACGCCCGCGAACGGACCGTCGAGACGTTCGGTCAACCACTCGCGCGCCTCGGCACGGAAGGCCTCGTGCTCGGCGCCGAAACGCAGGTCCAAGGTCACGGCTCCCGGAAAGTCGGCGGCGATGACGCTACCCGGCGGGCGCGCGACGGACCGTAGGCTGCGGCTCCGCAGTCGAGCGGGGAGCGACAGATGGACGTCGACGGGATCGCAGTCGTCACCGGCGCGAGCCGGGGGATCGGTCGCGCGGTCGCGCTCGAGCTCGCGGCGCGCGGGTTCGACACGATCGCGACGATGCGCGACACGAGCGCGGGCGCCGGGCTCGCCGAGGCGGCGCAGGGCCGGTTGCGCGTCGAACGGCTCGACGTCACCGACGGCGACGCGATCGCGATGCCCGACGGCCTCCGGGTCGTCGTGAACAACGCGGGTGTCGAGAGCGAGAACCTGCCCGTCGAGGTCATGCCGCTCGACTTCTGGCGCAAGCTGTTCGAGACGAACGTGATCGGGCTCGTCGCGGTCACGCGCGCCGCGATCCCGAAGTTGCGCGCCGCGGGTGGCGGGGTGATCTGCAACGTCACGTCGTCCTCACTGCTCGCGCCGGTTCCGTATCTCGGCGCGTACCGCGCCAGCAAGGCGGCGGTGAGCGCGATCGGCGAGTCGCTGCAGGCGGAGGTCGCGCAGTTCGGCATCCGCGTCGTCGAGATCATGCCCGGGCCCATCATCACCGAG
This genomic window from Acidimicrobiia bacterium contains:
- a CDS encoding SDR family NAD(P)-dependent oxidoreductase; this encodes MDVDGIAVVTGASRGIGRAVALELAARGFDTIATMRDTSAGAGLAEAAQGRLRVERLDVTDGDAIAMPDGLRVVVNNAGVESENLPVEVMPLDFWRKLFETNVIGLVAVTRAAIPKLRAAGGGVICNVTSSSLLAPVPYLGAYRASKAAVSAIGESLQAEVAQFGIRVVEIMPGPIITEMLEASDRPAPAIEHELYRAQAEKMWESRQTIRGAYTPAEEAARRIADAILDDHGPLRYGCDDMSEGMLTGWRSVASDDDWLRPMLAAFGA